The stretch of DNA CAGTGGGGAATTCGACAAAGTGCTGAGGTAGCCAATCAATTGATGTCCGTTGAGAGAGTTATGGAATACCGAGATTTAGTGTCTGAGAAGCAACCAGAGAAGCCACAGGAAGTGTCTGCCGAATGGCCAGAAACTGGAAAACTTGAAATGAAGGATGTTCGGTATCGGTACTTCAAGGAAGCCGATCCTGTGCTCAAAGGTGTGAACCTTTCGATCAAAGCCAAAGAGAAGATTGGAATTGTGGGACGAACAGGTGCTGGAAAATCATCCCTCATCGGTACTCTCTTCCGACTTGCTGAAGTTGAGGGTGATATTGAAATTGATGGGGTGAAGACAGACAAAATAGCTCTACAGAAATTGCGCTCCAAAGTCTCAATTATCCCTCAAGATCCAGTTCTTTTCTCAGGAACTCTCAGAAGGTAAAGATTTAACGTTTTAAtccctttttcttttacatactttaaaccttttaatttttttgatctttGCAGGAATTTGGATCCATTTGAGGAATACAAAGATGCTGCTCTGTGGCAATCTCTTGAGGAAGTGGAACTAAAAGACATTGCCAGTGGACCTCTAGCATTGCAAGCAGAAGTTCTCGCCGGTGGAAGTAACTACAGTGTCGGACAACGACAACTGATTTGCCTGGCCAGAGCCATTTTacgtaataataaaattctagtCCTGGACGAAGCTACCGCCAATGTCGATCCAAAGTGAGACTTCTAATTTATCTTCTAATTACTTTTAACTGActttatctttattttataattttcagtaCCGACGCCCTAATTCAACAGACAATAAGAACGCGCTTTGCTGACTGCACCGTTCTCACGGTAGCTCATCGTCTTCATACAATCATGGACTCTGATCGAGTCCTTGTAATGAGTGATGGACTTGTAGGTGAGTTCGATGCGCCGCATCTTCTCCTACAGCGCCCAAAGGGTCTCCTCCGTGAAATGGTGAACTCCACTGGACCACAAGAATCTGAACGTCTCATGAAAATAGCTAAAGATGCCTTCGAATCAAATTTCAAGGAATATTTGTAAAGGTTTTTGCTACAAGAATCTAACCGACTGTGCCTTAAATAACTACATACTGAACCTGCACATTTTGTAATGGATTTTAGAATGTATTttgataattatttaatttgtaattccGATTGGGATCTTCTTATCGTAAAGGTTATTAAAATGGGagtttatctaatttttttatgctgtaCCAGATCCTCGTAGATCTTTTATAGGAATGTTTTACAGCGCCAACGAtcttaaggaaattaaagacaaaaaaaaggaagcatGGTTAGTATACTCACCAATTCTTTCACTAATCCGCTGATCTTCGAAAGATCTTCTCCTTGCTTAGAGACAAAAGATCAACCAAGATGGTCAACAATCTCGCCCATGATGGCGATCgataagaaattcaaattcaactgATTTTGCTAAATGACttctttatgcttttttttattccggTTGATGCACTAATTGTCCCCACTTCTTCTTAATAAACAAATGTATTCAATTTCTATTCCTCCAAAAAGTCcaaagacatttttattctctctctttaGTTTagattcaaagaaaattttaagaaattcaataactCGCCCActtctgtttcttttttctcagaattccactaatttagcaaattagaaagaaattcttatattCCAATTAGAATTAGAGATTTCAAAATCGTGCACTCATCAAGTTTAGTCCCAATTACTCTGTCGAAAGATTTCAACCGCAAAGTAGCGAACGAAAAGAATTGCtgtggaataccaactaaAAACATTAGGCGAGCGTGCGAAAAAATCTTGTTTACTTTGTgctaaaattactttttggaggaaaaattgccaaattcttttcttctaataAGTTCTAGTGATTGTTCTGTGGTGGAATAATGTCGTTCTTCAATAATACAAGTACATTGGGTACAAGCACTCCGGCAAAACGTAAGTTTTcacttttgaggttatgtttatTTGAATTCTCTTCTGTACTTTATCCATAAAAACACAATTATGTTGGCTAATTAGTGTGCTAGAGGACTAGTTTCCGTTTTCCTATCTCGAGATCTTCTCCTTGAGGCACTCCTTGTTTGCATTTCCATCTCCTGAAAGCTTCGCCTGCAAGAAAAATTTGGCAGAATGTTTGAAGGATAAATGTTTCCGGACGTTCAGGGGACTCACCTCCTGTGGAAGACATAACCGATTATACCGAAGATTGTGATGAGAATGGAGATACCAAGGACAATGCTGATGCAAATGTAGAATCTGGTCACTTTATCCTTCCCCAGGAGGATGGTATTTGTTGTTTGCTGTGTTACCTCAAAGAGTTCCACATCGAAATCATCACCCTCAATGCCCGGAATTTCACTCGCATTGCCCACAATGCCCGGAAATGCCGTGGTGGACGTTTGATTTTTCAtgtaggaaaagaaaagatgcGGAACTCGATTTTTCTTGTGGACTAACCCTTTCAATTCGTTCACTAAACTATTTTCCGTGACATTCATTCTTATGTACCCTCTTCCTGGTGCTCCTATCCTCTCTGCACTCCTCGTTGCAAAATAATCTTGTAGCACATCAAAAATTGGTCACAATCACTGATTCATTAGCATGCTATCCTGCTCTTCCACTCTCTGATATTTTCCCACCTGTAATTGGATTAAAACTCTGTGACTGGGCACCATTGTATGTTTTTGTTCTTTCCTCTCTGACCCTCCACTGCTGTGTGGAAGACTATAAGACATGAATGCGCCTCCGTGGgtgaagtttttaatttaaataggaATCACATTTCTCTCCTAATCGATAGCCAGTGGTTTTGGGAATTTCACCTTTGGCGCACCAACATCCACGCAGCAACCATTTGGTCAGACTCCGGCTTTTGGGGCACCTTCCAGTGCCCCATCATTCAATTTTGCCGCTCCAACGACTTCTGCTCCCGCCCTCGGTGGCTTTGGGAGTTTTGGCACAGCTACAACGTCCGCGGCACCGTCTTTTGGGGGCTTCGGCACGACAACAACGTCAGCTCCGTCATTTGGTGGCTTCGGGACAACAGCCACGACGAATGCTGCTCCTGCTTTTGGGGGTTTTGGCACGTCAGGAGGATTTGGGGGCTTCGGTACGACGGCCACAACGTCATCAGCTCCCACATTTTCCGGCTTTGGCCAGACAACTCAGCAGCAGACGGGATTCGGTGGCTTTGGAACGTCTTTTGGGGGATTCGGGCAGCAGAAACCCGCCACAACGGCATTTGGAGGATATTCTGGATTTGGGGCAGCacagcagcaacaacagcaGCCTCAACTAACCCCCGATGAGGCCTTCACGCATTGCATCTTCAAGGTGAAcccttaatgaaaaatttccccaaaaaaagaaagaaaactgattttatttaatttttcctgaagGTTTCTTTCTTTGGCGATGAACGTGACACAACAATTGCTCGTTGGAACTATTTGCAAGCAATGTGGGGCACTGGGAAGGCCTACTACTCCCAGTTAGCACCACCCGTTGATATTACACCCCAGAACTATTTGTGCCGCTTCAAGGCCATGAGCTACAACAAAATTCCCGGAAAGGACAACAAAATGGGGCACGTTGGTTTGATCTTTAACAAACCCGTCGCACAGATCAAGTAAATTCAATCTCCAGATTACTCTTAAAGTGAATTGAAAGTtcttaatatttctctttaaaaattttagggaTTTGCAACTGCAATTGGTACCAACACTCAATCAAATGCTCGGTGGAAATCCCAATTTATCCATCAACATTGATCACGTGAGGGGGTTGAATGATGAAAAGAGTCAGGTGACGATTTTTGTGGAGGAAAAATCCCCAACAACAAATGAAGTGAAGCGAATCACAGCCACAGATCTCTGTGCATACCTCAATCAACCAATGACAAAGGGGCAACTTAATAATTTTGCCATTGATCAGATTGTTGCTCAAATTCACCCAGATGAGGATCAACTGAAGGAGTATCTGATGAATCCACCCAAAGGCATTGACCCACGAATGTGGCGTCAGGCGATTGAGGACAATCCCGATCCGTCAAAACTCATTCCAGTCCCCGTGATTGGCTTCCATGAGCTGAAATGGCGAACAAAGTGCCAGGAGAGTGAGACAGAGATGCACAATCAGTACTTGGCGAAGGTCTCGCGGGATTTGGAGAATCTCAAGCAGCGCTACACGAGTTCCACGGCAAAGATTATGGAGTATCGAAGGAAATTTTCCGAACTAAGCCATAGGATTCTCAAGATAATTGTAAAGCAGGAGATCACACGGAAGATGGGTGTTGCCATGTCGCCCGAAGAGGAGATCCTAAGGAGTAAATTGGAGAGCATGCAGGCTCTCGTTTCAGCCCCAACACAGTTCAAGGGGCGCCTCAGTGAACTCCTTTCGCAGATGCGAATGCAGCGTGATCAGTGGAGTCACACAGGGGGTGGCAATGAGTACAAGCTCGATAAGGATTCAACGGATGAAATGCAAACCTTCCTTGCGATGCAACAGAAAGCCATGGCCCTACTCATTGAGACAATGAATAAGGATATCAGAGCGCTGAAACTCATATCCGATGGGGCAAATCAGCTAATGAGAGGATAAACGccatttattctaaaaataaaacttttttttgatattttgtaaaagaaataaattgaatgaaataaaaatggaaaagaagtttttttttggcttatttattgtttttgtttaatatGCAGTGTCTTCTTTCGATGATTTGTTGGAGCCACTGAATCAATCTTTTGAATGCTGAAATGTCCAGGTTTGCTGTACTTGTGAAAGAATAGATCAATGTTGGGATTGTCATGAAGAAGCTGCATCAGCattgttgaattaattttgcttttattttgaGGGGTGCATGAATCGCTCAcaggatgattttctttatgtttGAGACATCTTCAATAACTGATTCGATTATCTTCTTCCAAGCGCTGACTACGTCCTCGCCAGACCTCCCAGTTTCGAgctcaataattaaataaaaatcaacaatcttcttaaaattttgtattgattGCAATCAAAACAATGCCATCCGGATGGAATTGTCGCTTTCTTGATTGCTTCACAGAAGGCTTTACAGTCACCATATGGCATATGTCTGGTGAAAGCAGGATCAACTACAATCTACAGATATTTGAACTCCTTCATATCCCAATAATGATGTACAAAAAAGCCTTTAGCAGCTCGCTTACAGTCCTCAGAGAAACACAATAAACTGTTTTGCCAATGAAGTCCCGTCCAAATTCCTTTAGGACAGTCTTGGAACTTAGGAACATTCAGCCACTTAATTCTTTTCCAAGATCTTTTAGATGGATGACACCAGTGTAATAGTTCTGTAATTAAAGGCTCCAGTAGGATAACGTGGTAATCGCCCTGTGATTTCACATGATAGTTTACCACGTTATTCTATTGGAGCCTTTAATTACTTAACAATAATTTGTCCCATTGCTTCCTTGTTAACAATATCATTCCAAACTTATTCCTTTATGTTATGATTTCTCCTTCACTCAGAGGATTGGGATACAATTCATTAGACTAAATGATTAATCGATTTGACCAACTGATCCTTGTAGGAGGATGTAGAATGCCCTTAAGCTTCCTTTCATGTTGTATACGTTGTCTTCTCGGTAAgcaaaaatgataaagaatcCACAGGATACTCCTTTTCACTCTATTGATGTTTTCTATGTAATTCTTTTGGCaaaaagctataaaaaaaagtcgaaaaaTCACAGTATCCCGtcaaaaatactcaaaaattGTGGGTAAAATTTGGCTGTGTTGACATTGGAATGACGTCTGGCCcaataagaagaaattcagTGAATCCATTACACTGACCCCTGAGGAAGGTTTGAGCATCcagaaagctttgaaaaatgtattttctcaCTGACTTAATACCCGGTTAACTCTCGATTTCACCAAAAGGAGTCCTCCTTCtgacctctctctctctaacaAATCGTTTATCAGAAAACTCCAGATAAACCCATCAACGTTGTCTCTAAAACCTCAAGTTCAACTCACTATACCCAAAATAAAACATGAGATTTTCGTAGTTGGcactacattttttattttatttttttttctacaatttttttttacttctacACAGTTTACATCAAGAACCATAAAATACCAACTTGAGGTTACTTTTAATGGGaattattctttcaaagaaaacagATATTCTAAGAAAAGGTACGCGTAAGATAATGCtcatataaaaaatgcaatatatattttttactttctttttaattttttattaaattataaaacaaaaatattgtacgacacaattttgtgatagaatataatttttttttgtgttttataaaattatttgtcaactcattctacgtttttttttttgtacaaaaaataattaaggagGAAAATGTTACTGGATGTAttaatgggatatttttttttactgaataGCTTCCTTCAACTTAATTTCTAACCATTCGACCTTCCTTTTGAGACGTGCCTCCTTAGCTTGCAGGTAATGATGTTGCCGCATTAGGATTGTTGCCTCCTCCTCCATGCTCTGCTCCTTTTGCTTTCTGTGCAAGCGCGACCGCCTGGATGCTTCGTTGTTCTTATTCCGCATCTCCCAGTACCGCAGATCCTGTTCCGTGAGACCCTCAAGCTGTGATGGACTTGGCAGGGAGCTCTGGGTCTTTGGTGGACGTCCGCGTTTCTTCTTGGGTTGCGGCTCATCCACACTCGATTGGTAGGATTGCACGCTCCCAGGATTGTCGTAGAAGCTAACGCTGCTACGTTTCCTCTTGGGCATGCATGTGTTGGAGGCAGGTACTGAGGGTGGTGGAGAAGCATCTGCCACTGGAGACTCTGGGGGCAGTTCACTCGGCTTTGGGGATGGCACAGGTGAGGCAATAATACCCTGTGCAACATCGAAATCCTGCTTGAGAGTAAAACACCAAACATTGAGGTTTCTGGGACAAAGTGGAAACAACATATAAGGAGACCTCCACAAGTGAGGACAACTAACCTGATTGCAGATGTATTTAATCAGATCAAAATCGCCCTCTAGGTTGAGAGTCTCCTCAATAATGTCTGGTGTATTGAGTTGATTTTTCTGCTCAAACTCCAAAACCGATTGCACACGAGGTGGCGGCGGTATGTTGAGACTCAATTTAGGAAGATCGCCCCTCTGATGTTTCATCTTGCTGCTCTCCTTCTTTATATTCAATTTACTTCGAACTGATAGAGTTTTCGGTTCTACCTTCTTCTCAATCAATTCTAACACTTCAGCTTCAACTATCGTCACTTTTGCTTTGTTTTCTGGCTTTATAAAGTCAATCTTTTGTTCTGGCTTCCACAAATCAAATTCATCCGTGTCTGTGGATGGGCAACCCATCCGTTCCACAGACTCATTCGCTTGCTTCATCAATTGGCTGTATGTTGGTGGTTTGTAATCAACATCTACTGAACGGCTGTAGTCATCGTCAATTGGTTCCACTTCCTTCTTTATCAAAATCTCATTGAAATCCTTCACTGTCTCCAAATTTGTGTCTTCATCCAAAAAGCTAATCACCTTCGAAGCATCACTGATCATTGTATCTCTGTACAGTACACGATTCTCCACTGTTGTTGGAGAACCCTCATCCATATCATCGCACGAATCATCATGCATCTTGAATCGTCCATCACTCGCATAGGAATGATCACTTGGTGATCTATATGGTTGGTTAATGTGAAGATGAGCATTTGCCAGACACATTGTTTCTTCTGACTGGGACAGTGGCATTGCAACCTCCTCACCATCTACAGTCCACGAGAATGAATTCTCGCAGTCTGTAGTTGTGCCCAGGGGCATCACCGGGGAATCTGCCGAACCCATCGGTGACTCTGGGCTTAGCGGTGAAATAGCCGTGAACTCCATCATTGGATGGTCAAAGAAATCTCCCCATGGATCCGGGGACATTGCCAGAGACTGCTGCTCGTACAGCATTTGTTGATTGTTGATTTTGCTGATGTTCTTGATGTTACTTAAAAACTGTGTTGATGATGTCTTGCTACGTGTGTTTGTATGTCCTAATGAGGACCTTGTGTTTTGAGATGGTTTTGTAATGTTGATCGATCTCTCGCCCGAAATCGACGTAAAATTAAACTCAGTTTCTGAATCtagaataaaacaattaaaaaaaattattaaagtttttttttattaaggacTTCTAAGGAGCAACAAGttccaaaagaattttaaccgAATTGGGATCGACACTTAATAATGTCTTTAAGAATTCCTTTGCTCATCTTAAAccttttgaaaatctttaatattccccaaaaaattctcgataattttttaaaattctttttttgcaaaaacaatTACCTAAGTCAGAGTCTTAactgtttttatttcctaCTCTATAATTGGGCTTTTATCTTatcaaaaaattcactttatatTATTATCTTGTATCACAGTTGTTTCAGTCTTTGGAGTttattttagataaataaGTATTGCTTTTATAAATTAactatatttatttacataatcACTGGGAACTAGCACAAATTCCAGTAAATTCACTAAAacgtgaatttatttaaaagtattatttagtttttttattttttattaataaaaaactttgtttttttctcacttaatCAAAGTATTTGATGCACAAATCAACAATTTCACATTATTGCGCAATGTTGTACAATACCAcaaaatatgtgaaaaataataactttCACCCACAATAAACGAAATATTCTGTCACTtaattgtttaaatattttactcttAATCACTTCTTAACACTAAAACTTCTTATcgtttcaaataatttattaaaataattaatttcactaTTTAACTTTTAAGGGGGGAGTAATGGAGGTGTGTAAGTGATTTAGAGGTAAAGCAGCAAAAGATGTGAAGTGGTTGACGAGTCGTGATAGACTGCCGTTCCCCTTTTGATTTTCGATCAAATTCGTCGTGTATTAGTCATCCCCACTCCTGCTATATTTTGCCGCTATTCCAAGAATTTATCGCGAAGCCCATAGAGTGGTCAAAATGGCGGGGATGTGACGTCACAATTAAGTTATATAGTTCTCTCATTCACTCTCATTTTTACAAGTGATTTGCAAAATCGTCAAGTTTTAGTGAAATTGTTttagtgatatttttttttaatcaagaaataattaagattttgaaaacaaaatcaagattattaattttgaagaaaaaaactttaatctagtttttggaatttcctgtaatttattgattaaaatatgattatgatcaaataatattcaatattaattACAAGAATAACttatctaaaaaaatcttttggttactttatttaaatattctttaaaatatttaaaataagtatagaatatatatttttaaagtttaaaaataataatgatctAATTTAATCAATGATATACCTATAATCGTTCCACCCCtcttcataaataaaatttaacaatgcatagagaaaatcattttgataatTACTGATAaagtgcaaagaaaattaaaatcattttttaaagacgATGCGTAATTTCCCTCGCAACGTTTATCAAACGCCGCGGAGTTTTATGAGATTTCTATATGAAGACATATTTCAACCACTCCAACTATATATCTCAAAAGCTTTGTGCTAAAGAGGAAATATATTTGAaactgcgaaaaaaaatctcaactgaCCCTTAAGACGAGCCCTTGAAACCGCGGCCCTCGAAGACAATTCCACAAAGAAAACTCCCACGATTGACCCCCAAGACGCACCCCCTCAAGCCCATCATAAATGCTGCCAACTATGCCTCCCATCTTCCAAGTTCCACCCAAGTCTCAATTCTGCAAAGTCTAAAGCGCTGTAATTCCTTCCAGACTAAATTCCTTCTCCACCCCAACTATCATATAAGAAGTACCTAATCACATCATatcttaaataatttctaaaccCTTCTTATTACatatatgtaataaaatattttaaagaacttaCAGAACTCAAGGAAAGTGCACTTCCGTCGTGCTTCTCTTTGGGGATCAACCACCATTTGATTGAGAATcacagatatttttttttatttaattatttaaatgaactAGGTACTCTTTATACAATAAAACCGGGATAATTAGGAAAACAAACCCCACTCGCTCGCGTTTGAACCACAAATAACGAGTGAGACACTTGTCCAAAGGTATTTATACGTGAAAGTAACCGGTAGTTCTTTCTCCTTCGCACAGCAGCGGTATTCGCGCGCGAAAGAATGAGGCAGAAGACGAACCATCGCAATTCCCCATCTAAACTCTTCATGCGCATACGAGATAGAAGCATCAAACATCTGCTCTACCACATTTAACGCATTTTCTTATTCGTACACGGCGCATACTATCGCGGACGCTGAACGCGATTCGACATGTTATGTCCGTGACTCATTCATGCTCTTCCTCAACCCCGACCGTGCGAAAGATGTACGAGCACGAGCTCAATCCGTACGGTCAGCTGAAGAGATTCTCCCACCAAAGCGCGGCAAAGCATGTGACGTCGCTGTTTTTTTCAACCTTTCCCTCTCTATCGGTGGCGCGGTTTTCCTCTTCAGACGCTCAACATGTTTCGACATGTTCCATGAGCATTGCAATAGTCGAAGAATATAGGACAGACGCGaccaaaacaatttttcttggcACCTAATCCTGGTACAATAACATCATTCTTTAGAGTCCGTTTAAGGTAAGAACAAGACTGCGGTTTATGTGATAATCAGTTTATAATTTGCAGGCAACGAAACTGATTAGATAAATCTACGTTATCAGAAAGATTTTACCCTCATACCGATTTCTTTTCCTGAACTACTTGTGAGAGATGATACCCACAGAATACAAAGGAATTGGTAATATATCTTTAcgagaaagatttttcaagtaAAGACTACTTGATTACATATAATATGGGAACAGGAACTGCGAAATCATTTTGAGACTACTATACTTTTTTCAAGTTTAGACTCAAactattcataaaatttaaaactctttaaacTAGATCAAAGAGTCCAATAAGAAATTCCAACTCGTTTCTTGGTGGATTCTTATTGTGTTATAAAGGTTCTGAACAATTTTGATAAGATAAGCGTGCTCCATCATTTTCTGATATAGGTGGGTACTCATTTCTACTCAATATCAGTAATATTACAAATCATATTAAAATACTATgaataagattttcttcttatgtgaaaaacttttttaaaaatattttttctgatctTGAACATTTTTGATAACGTTCCTGaacaatttctaaaatttctggAACGTCCCTTTAGTACAACAAATACCAAGTTACTCATATGAGTaaccaaagtggccaaatatCGATCCCAACATGACAATACTATTttacaaaatgctttttcCAACTGTGTGGGTGGAACTTCTCGATTTTTCTACTGTTGttacaaaatgattaaaaataggCTTATATAATTTCAGTAAATGACCTTGTTTGGAATATAATCCTATGTTTCAAATTATGGAATTGTATTCGGTGAGTGCTCACacttatcttttattttatgaaaaaatttatcagGAACTTGATAACTTCCTCAAAGTTTTctgatttctttgaaatttgatCTGACTTCTCTTacgttttttttcgttattaGTTCTCTTTAAAGATTTGCAAGCTTTTGGCAGAGAAAAGCCTGTCCTCTTCAAAGATAAACTTTTCTAAGGTCTATCCCTTATCTCAAGTCAAAAGGTTTACATTAAGATGAGCCAGACGTATTGGAGTTAAGACACTCAATTTCTCATAATCAAATTTTGGATCAAAGAATAAGATTTTGAAAGTGTAAAAACAAAAGGATTAAGGACTCACCGGCAATTGGTGTATTCAGCACTTCACCTATATTGACTGAATTCAGAGCACTGAATGTTAGGTGCTGGAGCTTGTCGGCGGAACTGATGACCATATCCGCCGTATTGGACAAATCTGTTGTTACTGTTGTCCCAATATTTGAGTAATCCTCCTCTTGTGTATAACTTCTCAATTCGCTTTTCGGGACTATCAGATCCCAAGGATTTACTGAATCGTACTGCTCTGGTGTCACGAAGTAATTTGTTTGATTGTTGGACCCCAGAGGCAAAAATTTGTCCGTGATCTGATAGCTGTACTGGTGGATCTCCGTCGTCGAATTGTTTAGACTCTGTGTCGAGAGTTTCAATGTTTCCGAGGAAAGTAAATTCTCGCCATGATGGGCTGCTGCTTGCTCCGTCTTGTACGGAAGACATCTTAAACGGGACTACAATAAAGGAACATTTTGTTACCAAACTGTTTGTCCCACATGTCAAGC from Lutzomyia longipalpis isolate SR_M1_2022 chromosome 1, ASM2433408v1 encodes:
- the LOC129786030 gene encoding probable nucleoporin Nup54, coding for MSFFNNTSTLGTSTPAKPSGFGNFTFGAPTSTQQPFGQTPAFGAPSSAPSFNFAAPTTSAPALGGFGSFGTATTSAAPSFGGFGTTTTSAPSFGGFGTTATTNAAPAFGGFGTSGGFGGFGTTATTSSAPTFSGFGQTTQQQTGFGGFGTSFGGFGQQKPATTAFGGYSGFGAAQQQQQQPQLTPDEAFTHCIFKVSFFGDERDTTIARWNYLQAMWGTGKAYYSQLAPPVDITPQNYLCRFKAMSYNKIPGKDNKMGHVGLIFNKPVAQIKDLQLQLVPTLNQMLGGNPNLSINIDHVRGLNDEKSQVTIFVEEKSPTTNEVKRITATDLCAYLNQPMTKGQLNNFAIDQIVAQIHPDEDQLKEYLMNPPKGIDPRMWRQAIEDNPDPSKLIPVPVIGFHELKWRTKCQESETEMHNQYLAKVSRDLENLKQRYTSSTAKIMEYRRKFSELSHRILKIIVKQEITRKMGVAMSPEEEILRSKLESMQALVSAPTQFKGRLSELLSQMRMQRDQWSHTGGGNEYKLDKDSTDEMQTFLAMQQKAMALLIETMNKDIRALKLISDGANQLMRG
- the LOC129786025 gene encoding uncharacterized protein LOC129786025 isoform X4 — its product is MVVDPQREARRKCTFLEFYSETEFNFTSISGERSINITKPSQNTRSSLGHTNTRSKTSSTQFLSNIKNISKINNQQMLYEQQSLAMSPDPWGDFFDHPMMEFTAISPLSPESPMGSADSPVMPLGTTTDCENSFSWTVDGEEVAMPLSQSEETMCLANAHLHINQPYRSPSDHSYASDGRFKMHDDSCDDMDEGSPTTVENRVLYRDTMISDASKVISFLDEDTNLETVKDFNEILIKKEVEPIDDDYSRSVDVDYKPPTYSQLMKQANESVERMGCPSTDTDEFDLWKPEQKIDFIKPENKAKVTIVEAEVLELIEKKVEPKTLSVRSKLNIKKESSKMKHQRGDLPKLSLNIPPPPRVQSVLEFEQKNQLNTPDIIEETLNLEGDFDLIKYICNQDFDVAQGIIASPVPSPKPSELPPESPVADASPPPSVPASNTCMPKRKRSSVSFYDNPGSVQSYQSSVDEPQPKKKRGRPPKTQSSLPSPSQLEGLTEQDLRYWEMRNKNNEASRRSRLHRKQKEQSMEEEATILMRQHHYLQAKEARLKRKVEWLEIKLKEAIQ
- the LOC129786025 gene encoding uncharacterized protein LOC129786025 isoform X1; the encoded protein is MVISSADKLQHLTFSALNSVNIGEVLNTPIADSETEFNFTSISGERSINITKPSQNTRSSLGHTNTRSKTSSTQFLSNIKNISKINNQQMLYEQQSLAMSPDPWGDFFDHPMMEFTAISPLSPESPMGSADSPVMPLGTTTDCENSFSWTVDGEEVAMPLSQSEETMCLANAHLHINQPYRSPSDHSYASDGRFKMHDDSCDDMDEGSPTTVENRVLYRDTMISDASKVISFLDEDTNLETVKDFNEILIKKEVEPIDDDYSRSVDVDYKPPTYSQLMKQANESVERMGCPSTDTDEFDLWKPEQKIDFIKPENKAKVTIVEAEVLELIEKKVEPKTLSVRSKLNIKKESSKMKHQRGDLPKLSLNIPPPPRVQSVLEFEQKNQLNTPDIIEETLNLEGDFDLIKYICNQQDFDVAQGIIASPVPSPKPSELPPESPVADASPPPSVPASNTCMPKRKRSSVSFYDNPGSVQSYQSSVDEPQPKKKRGRPPKTQSSLPSPSQLEGLTEQDLRYWEMRNKNNEASRRSRLHRKQKEQSMEEEATILMRQHHYLQAKEARLKRKVEWLEIKLKEAIQ
- the LOC129786025 gene encoding uncharacterized protein LOC129786025 isoform X2, with amino-acid sequence MVISSADKLQHLTFSALNSVNIGEVLNTPIADSETEFNFTSISGERSINITKPSQNTRSSLGHTNTRSKTSSTQFLSNIKNISKINNQQMLYEQQSLAMSPDPWGDFFDHPMMEFTAISPLSPESPMGSADSPVMPLGTTTDCENSFSWTVDGEEVAMPLSQSEETMCLANAHLHINQPYRSPSDHSYASDGRFKMHDDSCDDMDEGSPTTVENRVLYRDTMISDASKVISFLDEDTNLETVKDFNEILIKKEVEPIDDDYSRSVDVDYKPPTYSQLMKQANESVERMGCPSTDTDEFDLWKPEQKIDFIKPENKAKVTIVEAEVLELIEKKVEPKTLSVRSKLNIKKESSKMKHQRGDLPKLSLNIPPPPRVQSVLEFEQKNQLNTPDIIEETLNLEGDFDLIKYICNQDFDVAQGIIASPVPSPKPSELPPESPVADASPPPSVPASNTCMPKRKRSSVSFYDNPGSVQSYQSSVDEPQPKKKRGRPPKTQSSLPSPSQLEGLTEQDLRYWEMRNKNNEASRRSRLHRKQKEQSMEEEATILMRQHHYLQAKEARLKRKVEWLEIKLKEAIQ
- the LOC129786025 gene encoding uncharacterized protein LOC129786025 isoform X3 gives rise to the protein MVVDPQREARRKCTFLEFYSETEFNFTSISGERSINITKPSQNTRSSLGHTNTRSKTSSTQFLSNIKNISKINNQQMLYEQQSLAMSPDPWGDFFDHPMMEFTAISPLSPESPMGSADSPVMPLGTTTDCENSFSWTVDGEEVAMPLSQSEETMCLANAHLHINQPYRSPSDHSYASDGRFKMHDDSCDDMDEGSPTTVENRVLYRDTMISDASKVISFLDEDTNLETVKDFNEILIKKEVEPIDDDYSRSVDVDYKPPTYSQLMKQANESVERMGCPSTDTDEFDLWKPEQKIDFIKPENKAKVTIVEAEVLELIEKKVEPKTLSVRSKLNIKKESSKMKHQRGDLPKLSLNIPPPPRVQSVLEFEQKNQLNTPDIIEETLNLEGDFDLIKYICNQQDFDVAQGIIASPVPSPKPSELPPESPVADASPPPSVPASNTCMPKRKRSSVSFYDNPGSVQSYQSSVDEPQPKKKRGRPPKTQSSLPSPSQLEGLTEQDLRYWEMRNKNNEASRRSRLHRKQKEQSMEEEATILMRQHHYLQAKEARLKRKVEWLEIKLKEAIQ
- the LOC129786177 gene encoding uncharacterized protein LOC129786177: MNVTENSLVNELKGLVHKKNRVPHLFFSYMKNQTSTTAFPGIVGNASEIPGIEGDDFDVELFEVTQQTTNTILLGKDKVTRFYICISIVLGISILITIFGIIGYVFHRRRSFQEMEMQTRSASRRRSRDRKTETSPLAH